Proteins from a single region of Desulfovibrio legallii:
- a CDS encoding ArsR/SmtB family transcription factor, protein MMLNYITAIRALGDENRLRILMALRQRPLCVCEITTLLGLAASTTSKHLFLLRQARLIESLKKGRWVYYRLPADPPPVVKDLLDLTERELARCPQILQDIAALPGISHNANIHEFLKQKHIRIPADEADDSEDAADQPAAAATPQSSSLGDAS, encoded by the coding sequence ATGATGCTCAACTATATCACTGCGATCCGCGCACTGGGCGACGAAAACCGGCTGCGCATCCTTATGGCCCTGCGCCAACGCCCCCTCTGCGTCTGCGAGATCACCACCCTTCTCGGCCTGGCGGCCTCCACCACCTCCAAGCATCTGTTTTTGTTGCGCCAGGCGCGGCTGATCGAAAGCCTGAAAAAGGGGCGCTGGGTCTACTATCGCCTGCCGGCAGACCCGCCGCCCGTCGTTAAGGATCTTCTGGACCTTACGGAACGCGAGTTGGCCCGCTGCCCACAGATTCTGCAAGACATTGCCGCCCTGCCGGGCATTTCGCACAACGCCAACATCCACGAATTTCTGAAGCAAAAGCACATCCGCATTCCTGCCGACGAAGCTGACGACAGCGAAGACGCCGCCGACCAGCCCGCCGCGGCTGCCACACCCCAATCTTCCTCCTTGGGAGACGCATCATGA
- the cimA gene encoding citramalate synthase has product MKRILIYDTTLRDGNQAEDVNFSLEDKIKIALKLDAFAIPYIEGGWPGASPVDTAFFHEIAAHELKNAVVVAFGSTHHPRATAESDKNLKALLAAKTKAIALVGKSSEVHAREALHITKERNLEIAADSVAYLKQQGKEVFFDAEHFFDGMAGNPEYSLAVLQRAFAAGADYLVLCDTNGGALPSDIAAMVGRVREVLPEARLGVHTHNDCGMAVATSLAAVEAGCCMVQGTINGVGERTGNADLVSLIPILELKCKGAYRCLPEGRLSMLRSVSNYVAEIANLQPFARQPFVGRSAFAHKGGVHVSAVNCKSSLYEHINPEAVGNEQRILLTELAGRSNIVSLARRFGFHLDKDEPVVVGLLAELKEKSAMGYDYAAAEASVELLILRKLGRRGVRDFFKLIQFRVLESKRDADGVPLSEATVYLEVEGALEHTAAYGEGPVNALDKALRKALSGFYPRLKEMRLVDFKVRVLADGDHRGTESLVRVLIESADQNNKWVTVGVSYNIIEASWQALIDSITYKLYKDENEMRAAQQGD; this is encoded by the coding sequence ATGAAGCGGATACTGATCTATGACACGACGTTGCGCGACGGCAATCAGGCCGAAGACGTCAATTTCTCCCTTGAGGACAAAATCAAAATCGCCTTGAAACTTGATGCCTTCGCCATTCCGTATATTGAGGGCGGCTGGCCGGGCGCGAGCCCCGTGGACACCGCTTTTTTTCATGAAATCGCCGCACATGAGCTGAAAAACGCCGTTGTTGTCGCCTTTGGCTCCACGCACCACCCTCGCGCGACGGCGGAGAGCGACAAGAATCTCAAAGCCCTGCTGGCGGCCAAAACCAAGGCCATTGCCCTGGTGGGCAAAAGCAGCGAAGTGCACGCCAGGGAGGCCCTGCACATTACCAAGGAGCGCAACCTGGAAATAGCGGCCGATTCCGTGGCCTACCTCAAGCAGCAGGGCAAGGAAGTTTTTTTTGATGCCGAGCATTTTTTTGACGGCATGGCGGGCAACCCCGAATACAGCCTTGCGGTGCTGCAGCGGGCTTTTGCGGCGGGCGCGGATTATCTGGTGCTCTGCGATACCAACGGCGGGGCCCTGCCTTCGGACATCGCCGCCATGGTCGGCCGGGTGCGCGAAGTGCTGCCGGAAGCCCGGCTCGGCGTGCACACCCATAACGATTGCGGCATGGCCGTGGCCACGTCCCTTGCGGCGGTGGAGGCCGGCTGCTGTATGGTTCAGGGGACCATCAACGGCGTGGGCGAGCGCACCGGCAATGCGGATCTGGTCTCGCTCATCCCCATCCTTGAGCTGAAGTGCAAGGGGGCGTACCGTTGCCTGCCGGAAGGCAGGCTTTCCATGCTGCGTTCCGTCTCCAACTATGTGGCGGAGATCGCCAACCTGCAGCCTTTTGCCCGCCAGCCCTTTGTGGGGCGCTCGGCCTTTGCCCACAAGGGCGGCGTGCACGTTAGCGCCGTCAACTGCAAGTCTTCCCTCTATGAGCACATCAATCCGGAAGCCGTGGGCAACGAGCAGCGCATTCTGCTTACCGAGCTGGCCGGGCGCAGCAATATCGTTTCCCTGGCCCGCCGCTTCGGCTTCCACCTGGATAAGGACGAACCGGTAGTTGTGGGCCTGCTGGCGGAGCTGAAGGAAAAGTCTGCCATGGGCTATGATTACGCCGCGGCTGAGGCCTCAGTGGAGCTTTTGATTCTGCGCAAGCTGGGGCGGCGCGGGGTGCGCGACTTTTTTAAGCTCATTCAGTTCCGGGTGCTGGAATCCAAGCGCGACGCCGACGGCGTGCCCCTTTCTGAGGCTACGGTCTACCTGGAAGTGGAGGGCGCGCTGGAGCACACCGCCGCCTATGGCGAGGGGCCGGTCAATGCCCTGGACAAGGCCCTGCGCAAGGCTTTGTCCGGCTTCTACCCGCGGCTGAAGGAAATGCGTCTGGTGGACTTCAAGGTGCGCGTGCTGGCCGATGGCGACCACAGAGGCACGGAATCTCTGGTGCGGGTGTTGATCGAATCCGCAGATCAGAACAACAAATGGGTCACGGTGGGGGTTTCCTACAATATTATAGAGGCGAGCTGGCAGGCCCTGATCGATTCCATCACCTACAAGCTGTATAAGGATGAGAACGAAATGCGGGCCGCGCAGCAGGGCGACTGA
- a CDS encoding heavy metal translocating P-type ATPase, with product MSEITAVTPRAPGAACPQGPLPGHSHASADPACACGHDHDHHHAHNHGHAHPDEEVLGAPDCGCATCACGHDHGGHGDAAHERRELLLMGISALLFAVGMLADDRLSAVLPRWLVLGLCYALPYALCGYAVLQDGLRSILNKDFFNEFTLMGGATIAAIALGQLPEAVGVMLFYRVGEFVQERAAGRSRRSVQALLAARPSVAHELLDGGATRDVAPDALGPGSRILVRPGEKIPLDGQVLEGRSQVDASPLTGESVPQQVSPGGRVLAGTINLNGALRVEVTAPFAESSIARILEMVENAVARKAPTERFITRMARWYTPAVTGLALLVAVVPPLTGLGSFSQWIYRALVLLVISCPCALLISIPLGYFGGIGAASRRGILIKGGAVLDNLRDIRVAALDKTGTLTEGVFEVNAVLPAPGVDAKDLLAAAALAESRSNHPIARSVLRAAQAADQAPDEAAVADMTEVPGKGVQAATADGDTLLAGNAALLQGHGIAPQPVDMPGSVVQVARNGQLLGALVVSDRLKPQAAEAVEALRRLGVRTMAMLTGDREEQARPVAARLRLDVLKAGLLPETKASALEELGPVKHTLFVGDGINDAPVLATAGVGVAMGGLGAEAAIETADVVILDDNPARLPELLRIARRTRTIVWQNIVMALGIKSLFMALGIVGLSGLWEAVFADVGVALMAVLNAARAGKIDA from the coding sequence ATGAGCGAAATCACCGCCGTCACTCCCCGCGCCCCCGGCGCAGCCTGCCCCCAAGGCCCCTTGCCGGGCCACAGCCACGCCTCGGCCGATCCGGCCTGCGCCTGCGGCCACGACCATGACCACCACCACGCGCATAACCACGGCCACGCGCACCCCGACGAAGAGGTTCTGGGCGCGCCCGACTGCGGCTGCGCCACCTGCGCCTGCGGCCATGACCACGGCGGGCACGGCGATGCCGCGCACGAGCGGCGCGAACTGCTGCTTATGGGGATCTCCGCCCTGCTTTTTGCCGTAGGCATGCTGGCCGACGACCGGCTGAGCGCCGTGCTGCCGCGCTGGCTGGTGCTGGGCCTGTGCTACGCGCTGCCTTACGCGCTGTGCGGTTATGCCGTCCTGCAGGACGGCCTGCGCAGCATTCTGAACAAAGACTTCTTTAACGAATTCACTTTGATGGGCGGCGCAACCATAGCCGCCATCGCCCTGGGGCAGCTGCCGGAGGCCGTGGGCGTTATGCTCTTTTACAGGGTGGGCGAATTTGTGCAGGAGCGCGCCGCCGGGCGTTCCCGCCGCTCGGTGCAGGCCCTGCTGGCGGCCCGCCCCAGTGTGGCCCACGAGCTGCTGGACGGCGGCGCCACACGGGATGTGGCGCCGGACGCCCTGGGGCCCGGCAGCCGCATTCTGGTGCGGCCCGGCGAAAAAATTCCTCTGGACGGCCAGGTGCTGGAAGGTCGCTCGCAGGTGGACGCCTCCCCGCTCACGGGCGAATCCGTGCCGCAACAGGTCAGCCCCGGCGGGCGGGTGCTGGCAGGCACCATCAACCTCAACGGCGCGCTGCGGGTGGAAGTGACTGCGCCCTTTGCGGAATCCTCCATCGCCCGCATTTTGGAAATGGTAGAGAACGCCGTGGCCCGCAAAGCCCCTACGGAGCGCTTCATCACCCGCATGGCCCGCTGGTACACCCCCGCCGTCACAGGCCTGGCCTTGCTGGTGGCCGTAGTGCCACCCCTGACGGGGCTTGGCTCGTTCTCCCAGTGGATTTACCGCGCCCTGGTCCTGCTGGTCATCTCCTGCCCCTGCGCCTTGCTTATTTCCATTCCACTCGGCTACTTCGGCGGCATCGGGGCCGCTTCCCGGCGGGGCATCCTGATCAAGGGCGGCGCAGTGCTGGACAACCTGCGGGACATCCGCGTGGCCGCGCTGGACAAAACCGGCACGCTCACCGAAGGCGTGTTTGAGGTCAATGCCGTGCTGCCCGCGCCGGGCGTGGACGCCAAAGATCTGCTGGCTGCGGCGGCCCTGGCCGAAAGCCGTTCCAACCACCCCATCGCGCGCTCCGTGCTGCGGGCGGCGCAGGCGGCGGATCAGGCCCCGGACGAGGCCGCTGTGGCGGACATGACGGAAGTGCCCGGCAAGGGCGTGCAGGCCGCCACAGCCGACGGCGATACGCTGCTGGCGGGCAATGCCGCTCTGCTGCAAGGGCACGGCATCGCCCCGCAACCAGTGGATATGCCCGGCAGCGTGGTGCAGGTGGCCCGCAACGGGCAGCTGCTGGGCGCGCTGGTGGTCTCTGACCGACTCAAACCCCAGGCCGCCGAGGCGGTGGAAGCGCTGCGCCGCCTGGGCGTGCGCACCATGGCCATGCTCACCGGCGACCGGGAAGAGCAGGCCCGCCCCGTGGCCGCCCGCCTCAGGCTGGACGTGCTCAAGGCCGGGCTGCTGCCCGAGACCAAGGCCAGCGCCCTGGAGGAACTGGGCCCCGTGAAGCACACCCTGTTTGTGGGCGACGGCATCAACGACGCCCCCGTGCTGGCCACGGCGGGAGTGGGCGTGGCCATGGGCGGCCTGGGCGCGGAAGCGGCCATTGAAACCGCCGACGTGGTCATTCTGGACGACAATCCCGCCCGCCTGCCGGAGCTGCTGCGCATTGCCCGCCGCACCCGCACCATTGTCTGGCAGAACATCGTCATGGCCTTGGGCATCAAAAGTTTGTTCATGGCTCTGGGCATCGTGGGTCTTTCCGGACTGTGGGAGGCCGTGTTCGCCGACGTGGGCGTGGCCCTTATGGCCGTGCTCAACGCCGCCCGCGCAGGCAAAATCGACGCCTGA
- a CDS encoding GlcG/HbpS family heme-binding protein: MRRTLSFIVVMLLLGCNAFAASPVKQLPDDLTLAEAQTVVNAALAKSVAQGIPMNIAVVDAGGNLKAFAREDGAFLGSIDIAQKKALTARYFNMSTAQLGAAAQPGKELFGIEATNNGLVIFGGGELLLRKGVIVGAVGVSGGSVAEDTAVAKAGAAALK, translated from the coding sequence ATGCGTCGCACACTTTCGTTTATTGTCGTTATGCTGCTGCTCGGCTGCAACGCTTTTGCGGCTTCGCCCGTCAAACAGCTGCCCGACGACCTGACCCTGGCCGAGGCCCAGACGGTGGTCAACGCCGCACTGGCAAAGTCTGTGGCCCAGGGCATCCCCATGAACATCGCCGTGGTGGACGCCGGGGGCAACCTCAAGGCCTTTGCCCGTGAAGACGGAGCGTTTCTGGGCAGCATAGACATCGCCCAAAAGAAAGCCCTGACGGCCCGCTACTTCAATATGTCCACCGCCCAGCTGGGCGCGGCGGCGCAGCCGGGCAAAGAGCTCTTTGGCATTGAGGCCACCAACAACGGGCTGGTCATCTTCGGCGGCGGTGAGCTTCTGCTGCGCAAGGGCGTCATCGTCGGCGCCGTGGGCGTAAGCGGCGGCAGCGTGGCTGAGGACACAGCCGTGGCCAAAGCCGGAGCGGCCGCTTTAAAGTAA
- a CDS encoding CGGC domain-containing protein, with protein sequence MKKIGIIRCQQTEDMCPGTTDFKAAAAGKLAFEPFGPCAIIGFVSCGGCPGKRAVSRAKMLADRGAEAVFLASCIRKGTPIGMPCPHHEAMKAAIEKALNGLPLMDWTH encoded by the coding sequence ATGAAAAAAATCGGCATTATCCGCTGCCAGCAGACCGAAGACATGTGCCCCGGAACCACGGATTTCAAAGCCGCCGCCGCGGGCAAGCTCGCCTTTGAGCCCTTTGGCCCCTGCGCCATCATCGGATTTGTCAGTTGCGGCGGCTGCCCCGGCAAGCGGGCCGTATCCCGCGCAAAAATGCTGGCGGACAGAGGGGCGGAAGCGGTTTTTCTGGCCTCCTGTATCCGCAAGGGCACGCCTATCGGCATGCCCTGCCCCCATCACGAAGCCATGAAGGCCGCCATCGAAAAGGCGCTCAACGGCCTCCCCCTGATGGACTGGACGCACTGA
- a CDS encoding RNA recognition motif domain-containing protein — translation MATSIYVGNLPWSATQDGVEALFQPFGEVLSVKLVTDRDTGRARGFGFVEMADADAAEAITALDGKEFEGRALRINKAEPKKPAARRW, via the coding sequence ATGGCTACTTCCATTTATGTCGGCAATCTGCCTTGGTCCGCCACCCAGGACGGCGTTGAGGCGCTGTTCCAGCCCTTCGGCGAAGTGCTTTCCGTGAAGCTTGTCACGGACCGCGATACCGGCCGCGCCCGCGGCTTCGGCTTCGTGGAAATGGCCGACGCCGACGCCGCCGAGGCCATTACCGCCCTGGACGGCAAGGAATTTGAAGGCCGCGCCCTGCGCATCAACAAGGCCGAGCCCAAAAAGCCCGCCGCCCGCCGCTGGTAA